From Azospirillum baldaniorum, the proteins below share one genomic window:
- the shc gene encoding squalene--hopene cyclase: protein MQDHNASTTLRVQRAEPSAKTVSDAVAEATDALIRRQQADGHWVFELEADATIPSEYLLLHHILDEIDPELEAGLAAFIRGRQGKDGGWPLFFGGAMDISCSVKAYFALKAAGDSPDAPHMRRAREAILARGGAARCNVFTRILLAQFGQIPWRAVPAMPVEVMNLPPWSPFHISRISYWSRTVVVPLLVVMAHRLRARNPRGIGIAELFTEPPERVRNWHSNNSRGGWATLFRALDAALHAVEPRLPANGRQTAIDRAVRFVTERLNGEDGLGAIFPAMVNAVLMFHCLGMPPDHPDAATARRALRGLVVRQPGRVYCQPCLSPVWDTAIICNALLETGNPQARAAARRGADWLVDRQILDVEGDWAWQRPGLASGGWAFQYNNAHYPDTDDTAMVVMALQRLDTERYGEPIRRARDWIVGMQSRNGGWGAFDAENQHDFLNHIPFADHGALLDPPTSDVTARCVMMLARLGEGRDTVPTRRGLTFLEREQESDGSWFGRWGTNYVYGTWSALEALNAAGVPHSAVAVQRAAQWLLAHQRPDGGWGEDGASYWAGNPRGEGAVSTASQTAWALLGLMAAGKGNHPAVDRGVDYLLSARDAEGLWSEEPFTAVGFPRVFYLKYHGYAASFPLWALARYRALRV from the coding sequence ATGCAAGACCACAACGCAAGCACAACCTTGCGGGTCCAACGGGCCGAGCCGTCGGCCAAGACCGTGAGCGACGCCGTGGCCGAGGCCACGGACGCCCTGATCCGCCGCCAGCAGGCCGACGGCCATTGGGTGTTCGAGTTGGAGGCCGACGCCACCATCCCGTCCGAATATCTGCTGCTGCACCACATCCTCGACGAGATCGATCCGGAGCTGGAAGCCGGTCTGGCCGCCTTCATCCGCGGGCGGCAGGGCAAGGACGGCGGCTGGCCGCTGTTCTTCGGCGGCGCCATGGACATCAGCTGCAGCGTGAAGGCCTATTTCGCGCTGAAGGCCGCCGGGGACAGCCCCGACGCGCCGCACATGCGCCGCGCCCGCGAGGCGATCCTGGCGCGCGGCGGCGCGGCGCGCTGCAACGTCTTCACCCGCATCCTGCTGGCCCAGTTCGGGCAGATTCCCTGGCGGGCGGTGCCGGCGATGCCGGTGGAGGTGATGAACCTGCCGCCCTGGTCGCCCTTCCACATCTCCCGCATCTCCTACTGGTCGCGGACGGTGGTGGTCCCGCTGCTGGTCGTCATGGCGCACCGGCTGCGCGCCCGCAACCCGCGCGGCATCGGCATCGCGGAGCTGTTCACCGAGCCGCCCGAACGCGTGCGCAATTGGCACAGCAACAACAGCCGCGGCGGCTGGGCCACGCTGTTCCGCGCGCTCGACGCCGCTCTGCACGCGGTGGAGCCGCGCCTCCCGGCCAACGGACGCCAGACGGCCATCGACCGCGCGGTGCGTTTCGTGACCGAGCGCCTGAACGGGGAGGACGGGCTGGGCGCCATCTTCCCGGCGATGGTCAACGCCGTGCTGATGTTCCATTGCCTGGGCATGCCGCCCGACCATCCCGACGCGGCGACGGCGCGCCGCGCGCTGCGCGGGTTGGTGGTGCGGCAGCCGGGGCGGGTCTATTGCCAGCCCTGCCTGTCGCCGGTGTGGGACACCGCGATCATCTGCAACGCCTTGTTGGAAACCGGAAACCCGCAGGCCCGCGCCGCGGCCCGGCGCGGGGCGGACTGGCTGGTCGACCGGCAGATCCTGGACGTCGAGGGCGACTGGGCGTGGCAGCGGCCGGGGCTGGCCTCGGGCGGCTGGGCCTTCCAGTACAACAACGCCCATTACCCGGACACCGACGACACCGCCATGGTGGTGATGGCCCTGCAACGGCTGGACACCGAGCGCTATGGCGAACCGATCCGCCGCGCGCGGGACTGGATCGTCGGCATGCAGAGCCGCAACGGCGGCTGGGGCGCCTTCGACGCCGAGAACCAGCACGATTTTCTCAACCACATCCCCTTCGCCGACCATGGCGCCTTGCTCGACCCGCCGACCTCCGACGTGACGGCCCGCTGCGTCATGATGCTGGCCCGGCTGGGCGAGGGGCGCGACACCGTGCCGACCCGCCGCGGCCTGACCTTCCTGGAGCGCGAGCAGGAGAGCGATGGCTCCTGGTTCGGGCGCTGGGGCACCAACTACGTCTACGGCACCTGGTCGGCGCTGGAGGCGCTGAACGCAGCCGGGGTGCCACACTCCGCGGTGGCCGTGCAGCGCGCCGCCCAGTGGCTGCTGGCGCACCAGCGCCCGGACGGCGGCTGGGGGGAGGACGGGGCCAGCTACTGGGCCGGCAACCCGCGCGGCGAGGGGGCGGTCTCCACCGCCTCGCAGACCGCCTGGGCGCTGCTCGGGCTGATGGCCGCCGGCAAGGGCAACCACCCGGCGGTCGACCGCGGCGTGGACTATCTGCTGTCCGCCCGCGACGCCGAAGGGCTGTGGAGCGAGGAACCTTTCACCGCCGTGGGCTTCCCGCGCGTCTTCTACCTGAAGTACCACGGCTACGCGGCGAGCTTCCCGCTGTGGGCGCTGGCCCGATACCGGGCCCTGAGGGTGTGA
- a CDS encoding DUF2141 domain-containing protein: MAAALTVTVQGVRNGDGQIVLAVCEEAAYPAGRCAFRVTAPAAEGSVRVAVPDVPPGIYALRVYHDENGNGQLDRNLLGVPREGFGFGNDAPVLLAAPSFRDAAVTVGEDGVETALTLRYWISP, from the coding sequence TTGGCCGCGGCGCTGACCGTGACCGTCCAGGGCGTGCGCAACGGCGACGGGCAGATCGTCCTCGCCGTCTGCGAGGAGGCGGCCTACCCGGCGGGGCGCTGCGCCTTCCGGGTCACCGCCCCGGCGGCGGAGGGTTCGGTGCGCGTCGCCGTGCCCGACGTGCCGCCGGGGATCTACGCGTTGCGCGTCTATCACGACGAGAACGGCAACGGTCAATTGGACCGCAACCTTCTCGGCGTGCCACGGGAAGGCTTCGGCTTCGGCAACGATGCTCCCGTGCTCCTGGCGGCGCCGAGTTTCCGCGATGCCGCCGTGACGGTGGGGGAGGATGGCGTGGAAACGGCGTTGACGCTGCGTTACTGGATTTCGCCTTAG
- a CDS encoding MMPL family transporter, with amino-acid sequence MTERQGVLGRMADLGRSMIGGLGALSCRRPRVTLAVGVLLSVLAGWYSADNLTMSTSTADMISPDTAFRQHTEEYRQAFPFADDQIVVVVDSPSPDQSDAAAVRLAERMSARSDVLSAVEVPSADPYFRQYGLLFLDTEKLQDLATRLAGAQAALGALNAAPNLQGLADLLDLILTHTDEGSPATPANLLDRLAVSTATVADGRPVPLSWTGLVQAAEEEDRAANRRFVLARPILDNSSFGRGRPAVTAVHEAIGAVMAEPVGQGVEMRVTGAVPLRQTELDTVANSAGLATILSFILVSAVLIAGMRSGRLIACIMVVLLLGLTLSAGAAALTVGRLNLISVTCAVMFFGLGDDYGGHLGLRYQEELRRGLPPLAAAIEAVRAVGPALVLSTLCAIIGFLSFVPTAYLGLAEFGIISAVGMVVALLISLTLLPALIVLLRPGPGVPAPEREDRGFAGWVTRHHRAILALAGASAVLSMAALPLVRLDVNPLNLQDERTEAVATYRDLATTPRTSPYSVNVLTPDLAAAQALADRLRPLPESGGVRTFASFIPKDQEAKLPILADMSLLLGPSLAAPATSAALDQGGLERAFAMLKTVLGGYRTDKRDGPPELRAAVQRFDGALARIRPGQLATLDAALTGGVPPLLNRLREGMAVEQPVTAADVPDSLRVRWIAEDGRARVEVLPTHDISDSREMADFADAVLAVAPNATGAPVTVTEAARVVGSAFLEATALTLVLMVLLLVAVQRSVTGMVLILAPLVLAALWTMATAGLLDIPFNFANVIVIPLLFALGVSSSIHMVSRGQDLVREGASDSAFGIELLVTSTPRAVLVSTLTTSTAFATLALSNHRGLSSMGVLLAVSITYTVISSLVVLPALMILWHRWRLRRRPAVPAR; translated from the coding sequence GTGACAGAACGGCAAGGTGTCCTGGGCCGGATGGCGGACCTCGGCCGCAGCATGATCGGGGGCCTGGGCGCCCTGTCCTGCCGAAGGCCGCGGGTGACGCTGGCGGTCGGGGTCCTGTTGTCCGTCCTGGCCGGCTGGTATTCCGCCGACAATCTGACGATGAGCACCAGCACGGCGGATATGATCTCGCCGGACACAGCCTTCCGCCAGCACACGGAGGAATACCGTCAGGCCTTTCCCTTCGCCGACGATCAGATCGTCGTCGTGGTGGACAGCCCGTCCCCCGACCAGTCGGACGCCGCCGCCGTACGTCTGGCCGAGCGCATGTCGGCCCGCAGCGACGTGCTGTCGGCGGTGGAGGTGCCGTCCGCCGATCCGTACTTCCGCCAGTACGGCCTGCTCTTTCTCGACACGGAAAAATTGCAGGATCTGGCCACCCGGCTGGCCGGAGCACAGGCGGCGCTGGGCGCGCTGAACGCCGCCCCCAACCTTCAGGGTCTGGCCGACCTGCTGGACCTGATCCTGACCCATACGGACGAAGGATCGCCGGCCACCCCCGCCAATCTTCTCGACCGGCTGGCGGTCAGCACAGCGACGGTAGCGGACGGCCGCCCCGTGCCGCTGTCCTGGACCGGGCTGGTGCAGGCCGCGGAGGAGGAGGACCGGGCGGCCAACCGCCGTTTCGTCCTGGCCCGGCCCATTCTGGACAACAGCTCCTTCGGGCGCGGTCGCCCCGCGGTCACCGCGGTGCACGAGGCCATCGGCGCGGTGATGGCGGAGCCGGTCGGGCAAGGGGTCGAGATGCGGGTCACCGGCGCCGTGCCGCTGCGCCAGACGGAGCTGGACACGGTGGCCAACAGCGCCGGTCTCGCCACCATCCTGTCCTTCATCCTGGTTTCGGCCGTGCTGATCGCCGGAATGCGGTCGGGGCGGCTGATCGCCTGCATCATGGTCGTCCTGCTGCTGGGCCTGACGCTGAGCGCCGGGGCGGCGGCGCTGACCGTGGGGCGGTTGAACCTGATCTCCGTCACCTGCGCGGTGATGTTCTTCGGGCTGGGCGACGATTACGGCGGGCATCTCGGCCTGCGCTACCAGGAGGAGCTGCGCCGCGGTCTGCCGCCGCTGGCCGCCGCCATCGAAGCGGTGCGGGCGGTCGGGCCGGCGCTGGTCCTCAGCACCCTGTGCGCCATCATCGGCTTCCTGTCCTTCGTCCCGACCGCCTATCTGGGGCTGGCGGAATTCGGCATCATCTCCGCCGTCGGCATGGTGGTGGCCCTGCTCATCAGCCTGACCCTCCTGCCCGCGCTGATCGTCCTGCTGCGCCCCGGCCCCGGCGTCCCAGCGCCGGAGCGCGAGGACCGCGGCTTCGCCGGCTGGGTCACCCGCCACCACCGCGCCATCCTCGCCCTGGCCGGGGCCAGCGCCGTTTTGTCCATGGCGGCGCTGCCGCTGGTGCGGTTGGACGTCAACCCGCTGAACCTGCAGGACGAGCGGACGGAGGCCGTCGCCACCTACCGCGATCTCGCCACCACCCCGCGGACGTCCCCCTATTCCGTCAACGTCCTGACTCCGGATCTCGCGGCGGCGCAGGCGCTGGCCGACCGGCTGCGCCCCCTGCCGGAGTCGGGCGGCGTGCGCACCTTCGCCAGCTTCATCCCCAAGGACCAGGAGGCCAAGCTGCCCATCCTGGCGGACATGTCGCTGCTGCTCGGCCCCAGCCTCGCCGCACCCGCCACCTCGGCGGCGCTGGACCAGGGCGGGCTGGAGCGCGCCTTCGCCATGCTGAAGACGGTGCTGGGGGGCTATCGGACGGACAAGCGCGACGGACCGCCCGAGTTGCGCGCCGCCGTGCAGCGCTTCGACGGCGCGCTGGCCCGCATCCGGCCGGGGCAGCTCGCCACGCTCGACGCTGCGCTGACCGGGGGCGTGCCGCCGCTGCTCAACCGGCTGCGCGAGGGCATGGCGGTGGAGCAGCCGGTGACGGCCGCCGACGTGCCGGACAGCCTGAGGGTGCGCTGGATCGCCGAGGACGGGCGCGCCCGCGTCGAGGTGCTGCCCACGCACGACATTTCCGACAGCCGCGAAATGGCGGATTTCGCCGACGCGGTGCTGGCCGTGGCGCCCAACGCCACCGGCGCCCCGGTCACGGTGACGGAGGCGGCCCGGGTCGTCGGCTCCGCCTTCCTGGAGGCGACGGCGCTGACGCTGGTGCTGATGGTCCTGCTGCTGGTCGCCGTTCAGCGCTCGGTGACCGGGATGGTGCTGATTCTGGCGCCGCTGGTCCTGGCCGCCCTGTGGACGATGGCAACCGCCGGGCTGCTGGACATCCCCTTCAACTTCGCCAACGTCATCGTCATCCCGCTGCTCTTCGCGCTCGGCGTGTCGAGCAGCATCCACATGGTCTCGCGCGGGCAGGATCTGGTGCGGGAAGGCGCGTCGGACAGCGCCTTCGGCATCGAGCTTCTGGTGACCAGCACGCCGCGCGCCGTCCTGGTCAGCACACTGACCACCAGCACCGCCTTCGCCACGCTGGCGCTGTCCAACCACCGCGGGCTGTCCAGCATGGGTGTGCTGCTGGCGGTGTCGATCACCTACACGGTCATCTCGTCGCTGGTGGTTCTGCCGGCGCTGATGATCCTGTGGCACCGCTGGCGGCTTCGTCGCAGACCAGCAGTCCCGGCGCGGTGA